From the genome of Solanum lycopersicum chromosome 12, SLM_r2.1:
CACTGGAGAAAGCCAGTATCTGCTTACTTAACTGTGGTCCAACTGGTTCTGAAACTTTGAAAAATCTTGTTCTTGGTGGGGTGGGAAGCATCACTATTGTTGATGGTTCTAAGGTTGAAGTGGGTGATCTTGGAAATAATTTTATGGGTATGTTACGCTGTTGTGCATATGCATCTACAGTTTTAAAAAACCTTGGCTTCTccatattcttatttttctcttGTATTTATGGTAGTTGATGAATCAAGTGTTGGACAATCTAAGGCAGAGTGCGTGTGTGCATTTCTTCAAGAGTTAAATGATGCTGTTAAAGCGAAGTTTATAGAAGAACATCCCGAGGAACTGATTGAGACTAATCCATCATTCTTTTCTCAGTTTACCTTGGTCATAGCTACACAGGTTTGGAGACGCAAGTTATCTTGTACTCATAAAAACAATTTGATCTTGGCATAATTCTGCATTCCCACTTTTTTAACTTAGTTTTTGTTATCATAAAACCCCTGCTATCTGCATATGGTAAAAGAAAGCTCTTGACATGTTCACTTGACATTATGCCACATTTCTTGATAATTCTACAACATGAAACTGTCAAATTAGATATTGTCGCCAATCAGGCAAATAGCATGTGTTAGTGTTCTTCAATGTCTGTCTTTAATTCCATAAGAAAGAAGTGATACAGTATGCTCATCTTcttgtcttatttttttcatgcataCAAAAGAATTTAGAGAGATTCCTATATGTCATTGTCCTACATACATTGTCCAATATACATATTCGCTCAGAAAGTCTAATTAGTATACACACAGCCAATTCTATTATTTTTCggtgtttatttttaaagaacttCAGTTACAGTCTCATTCTTGATTGTAACTGAACCACTGAAGAGTCTCTATGTGTAGAGCTCAAATTTGAAGAGTCTCTCTGCCTCTTGAATTGCAATTTATGAGCTACAATCATTTCAACACATCTTATCTACTGTGTAGTATGTAAATTCATAAGTGTCCCTGTAGTATGTCCATCAATACTCAGAATTATGTTGACTACATGATATTTGTCTTTTATCTCCTTCTCAACAGATGTAGGGCCATGTTGATTTGAAAGAGCAAACAATTAGCTTTGCTATCTGCATAATTATGAGCAGCAGCTTATCCACTCTTTAATTTGGGAAGCAAGGCTAgacccccaccccccaaaataaataaataaaagatattttttgaaaaataaaataataaggaaTAGAATACATAAAGGTTCAAGCAAAAGAACAATCTGTTTCCTTTGTCATCCAACTCAACCGATCATTTAAATTGCATAATATGGCTAATTGTCTATCAGCAGTTAGTAGTGCATTGGAATTTCTGACAATTTTATCTTATGCCTTTTCGGTTCTTTATCAGTTGGTTGAAGATTCTATGGTGAAATTGGATCGTATCTGTCGGGAGGCAAATATTATTCTAATATTTGCACGATCATATGGCCTCATGGGTCTTGTTAGGATCAGTGTGAAGGTAATCTTATTGCTGCTTAGCTGTTAACTGTGAAATCTGTATTGATAGAGAACTCGTGGGTCCACACCAGTGACTACGTTAACATGGATAATGTGAGGATCTATTTCATTGTAATACAAGGAACTACTGTTGCAAAAAGAGAAAACCATGAAGCCATAGGAATAGAGTGAAACAATGAACGAACAAGGAAGTTACAATTTGTTTGTTTGACAGAGCTCTTATCAAGTGTGATATCATTTATGTTAATCATTTGTTCTCTTCTATCTGCAGGAACATACAGTAATTGAATCAAAGCCTGACCATTTTTTAGATGATCTACGTCTTAATGACCCATGGCCAGAACTTCGGAGGTTGGCTGTTTCTTTGTGCTTTCCTCTGTGCTTTGATATGTTATAGTTGTTGTACAATGGATACTGTTCACTTTAACAATATCACTTATTCTAACACAAGTACCTTTTTggcctttttttgttttgatggGAAACAAACACCCTTGTGGCTGTGTTTTAATTAGGATGACTTTGAGTAATATGGAGCATATGCCAGGGATTATGGACTATAACATACACCCCTTACTTCCAAATTGCGGATGCTCCCACATATTCTTGGCGTAGCATAATATAGGGTTCCTTTTTGTCTCAACTGTTCTTTACATCTTTTTGAGTTGCGACCCTGTATGAAGGACATGATTATGTCAAAAGGGTTGTGGTAGATTATCACCCTTATTCCCACGGTGAAATCCTCTATTTAAGCTGACATTTAACTACATCTAGAAGTGCCTAAGAGTCAATCCAGATCCGTTTACATCTTGAAATAACATTCAGATTTCAGGCTTGTGTTTTTGCTTTACCTTTACTTTTTCTCTATGCTTAAGATCCCCTAAGGAGTTGCTAGAAAGATATACTTGACAACTTCTGAGCAAGAGTTGATCGATTATCTTTTGGGACAATGCAACTCCTCTTAGCAGGGAGGTTTGAAGGTGGTCTCTGGTGTATGGTAAAATTTCTATAAGTGGATATTGGGTGCAGTAGCTTTTCCCTAATGGATAGTAAAATGGCTGTGGCTCTTACGTGGAGCACTCAGTTTGGCAGAATGTCTTCCTATAGAATGATTGCAATGCTGTTATCTTTGGAGAAATGAATGACCCTGTTCTTCATTTGGCTTCTGTGAGCAATTTAACTTTGTCTAACTTTTggatgtctttttttttttgaatttgagagGCATAAAAAAAGTACTATTGTCCGGCAATTATCTACCTTGACccacttaaaaaataattcaagggTATATAATTGGAAAGAAGCTTTTTATAGAGTTTTTATCCAAACacaagatgaggtgggagacaATAAACCaaaaacttgataaaaataaaccctgcattactaatccaTGCACTACTAATCCATGCATTATTGTTGcctgcattactaatccctGCGTTATTAATCtttgtaccaaacgacccctaagtGTCTTCTTTTATAAAAACTTCATTCTACTAGAATATCTGTTCACCCTCTCCCAATATCTTCCTTACCGGGCTCTCTTTTGTTGGAATAAAAAAGCTTCTGAAAAATTGCACAGTTTAGTTATCTGGTCATGATTCAAGTAACATTAACAGCTTACTGATGTTCGGATGACCTTAGAAGTTTCAAACGATTGAGGGGTTGTACAAGATGAGAAATAATCAGATGCATTTGTTTTTGCCTTCTTTCTTTGCTAAGGAAGAGTGGTATAACTTGCTCTGTATTTTTCAGGAGGCTTGTCGTTTCCTAGTATGCGTATATGCTGCTGAGGATTAAGCTTTTGGTAATGGTAGAAATTGTAAGATTTGTGAACCATCTCTGCTAGCAGTGTGATGCATATAAGTAACAGTAACAAAATTTGCAAACCTGGTAGGTTATTTATGGGTtttgatatattcttttaaaGAGTCTTGGTGTAAACCCATACTTCATACCTGTGATACATTTAGATTTGTCTTTAATGGAAATTGGGATTTCACTAATGTTAGCGTCTTTCTACTGGGATTCGTCCTTTCCTCAGAGCTTTCACTGTTTCTCCTTATTTCACCAGATACATCTTCCTCATTAAAAggaggaaaaagataaagaaaggAGCTGATTTCATTCATTCTTATGACCACAGGTTTGCAGAGACAATTGACTTAAACACAACTGATGCTGTAGTACATAAACACACACCATATATTATTATCCTTGTTAAGATGGCAGAGGAATGGACGAATATGCATGGTGGAAAGTTTCCTTCTAccagagaagaaaaaaaacaattcaaggTTGACCTACATATTTGTCAAATCCTTCTTAAGTTTCATCCTAAATCGTTCCATTTTGGTCCATCTAAGGTGATTTGGTCAAATTATTAAATGTCATAGGATTTGATCAAATCCAAGATGAGCACGGTGGATGAAGAAAACTATAAAGAAGCCATGGAAGCATCATTTAAGGTCTTTTCCCCAGTAGGGATTGGTAAGTATATCTATGATTTGTATGCTGTATCAGAAACTCATACTAGTTTTTTCGATCTTGTCTAATAATATTAGTGgtgatttattatatttttgtcgaGTCTTTGGGATGGATTCTTAGCGGTTCAACCCCTGCTTTTGTGGAGTCCTTAATCTGGGAAGCAGTTTCATTTGACTGTCATTGCACCTGGATTAAGAACAAGAACTCTCATCAGTCCATTTATTAACATCCATAACTGATTTATGTTTTCCAATATTGCTTTAGGCAACCTTCAACTGATGTTATTAGCACAATCATATGCAGCTTCCGAGATGTAAAAAAATTCATAGTAAGagaattaatttgaatattttcttcAGTGAGATCTCTATAATCTGTAGGAAGCTACATTGAAATACCTGCAACATCAAGTTGAGGGTTGCCTAATAaccagatttgaaattttagtagatgatgattttttattttagtacatGTCAAAAGCTCCCAATTTTCTAGTGAAGCTGCTTCACATCTTTCATCTTTTGGTTCCCATTCTTTTTGAATAATCGGCAAATTCGTCTTTTCTTAATGAATGAatattttcacttaattttatGTGTAAATCTAGAGTTGCTTGTGATCTTTGGCAGcaatttatttcattatctgatttctttctcaaaatttgaatagattttttactttgttttgttTCCAAAATATTACTTGTCTGTTTctggttgtctttttctttacttgatcAAGATGATGCCACTAGTTCTCAAGATTGTTGAGGTAGGGACATCTTCAATTTACTGAGAAACATGCATTTGGTGTATTGTCAATGCGGCATTTAACATAATAGTTACGATGttactaaattttaaaataaaccttCTGTCTTTGTACTTCAGGAGGCTCTGCTatgactttaaaaaataaataaattggagaGGCTTTGCTTAACACCAATAAACATGATTTGCTTAGATTTGGCTGCTTGGAGATGgtttatgaatttatattgGTTTTTATGTATTCATCATATTGTTTCTTTATTGCAAACTAGAGGACTAATTAGAGTAACATGCAGTTGCAACTATATACGCCTTGTCGGACATTGTAGTCttagtcttttatttttttggattgaTTGGTTATTGCTTCAATGCAAGAGGATAACTCTGTGGAGAAGTCTTTGAATTGATAAATATCCTAGAGAATAAGTGGGTCTTGAGTTGGGTTAGAGACTTTCTTTTCTAAACTTGTAATCATAATGACTGTAGATCTtagttcatcaaataaaaagaatactCACGGAGTAAAGAATTCTTTCTGGAAACTTGACATTGTATTGGTTTCAATTTAGTTTGGTGGAATCTTAATTTGGAACCCAACGATGAGATCGGAAATTTGTAATTGAGTTTTCTCTTTCGTATACTAGGTCCAAACTTACAGAAGATTATCAATGACAGCTGTGCAGAAGTCGATTCCAATTCATCTGATTTTTGGGTGATGGTAGCAGCCATGAAGGTAACTTACACTTTCTAAAGAAAAAGCATACACACAGCAGAAAGAAGCTGGGAAACAGTTTCTGGAATTATTGCAGCTTTGTTAGTTGATTTAACTTTATTAATAGAAGAATTGCCGAGTTGATAGGTCCACTATAGCATGATTTTACGTTGCTGATGTTTTGTTATTCTTGCTCATTTCTTTAgctcaaaataacaaaaagacatTTATTAGTCCATACATTTGATGGCTTTTAGTTGATTGCAAAGATTTGGAAGTACCAGTTCCGTTGGTTCTTCTCTTGGTGAGTTGCTTGTAGTAGTTTCTTCCTTTGAATCTTGCTTGTGTGTATCCTTTCGAAAGAGCGAGAGGGAAGGCAGGGGATGGAGGGAAGAGCCTTTTTGCCAAGTTCTACATCTGAGTAATGTGGCAACAATCTATAGGCCTAAGGCTTCTGGGTCTATCCTCTATGGTGCGATGGTCCTTCCATCTCTTGTGTCTTTTTTGCTTTTCTGCATTTGCACAAGAAAATTTGAGTTACTAGATGGATTAGACGAATGTAGCTTAATTTGGGAACTAACTGAGattttgtgaaaaattattttccctGTGTTCATGTCATTCTTTTAATTGGTTTATATCTAAtttgtatattaattattttattagtatgcACGCAAAACTATTACATTGTCAGTCTTCATCTGGGTTAAAATGTTCGTTCTTTATCCTTTTCAGCAAATACATTTTCCTTAGTAGCCCTTATCAGACAACCTGCTTAAATTAcctaaattgatatattttcttGCATTCTAGGAGTTCATAGCTAGTGAAGGTGGTGGGGAGACACCTCTTGAGGGATCAATACCAGATATGACATCATCAACTGAGTTAGTGGTTTAAGTTTCTTCACAACTCATTAAGTTTTTGTTAAGATCTATGGGAGTGTGTTTATTGATGCTTGGACTGTTAACTCTATTGCAGATTGTACGTAAACCTGCAAAAGACCTACCAAGCCAAGGCCGAGGCTGATTTTCTAGCTATGGAGCAAAGGGTCAAGAATTTACTCAAGAAATTTAGTAGGGATCCAGCCAGTATCTCCAAGGCGAATATAAAGAGCTTTTGTAGAAATGCAAGGAAACTTGCTGTAAGGGCATTTCATGTTTTCTGTTCCCTTAATTTGGAAGTTCGTCCATCTAGAATTATTTCTTTGTGCTACGTGAATCTATCTTTTTGAGACTTCACACATCGTAATTCTTGCTATATAAGCCATATAATCTCTCGGTTTCATTTTGTGCGTCTTAGTTTTGACATGCAGTTGAAGGATGTAAaaggatttttgaattttatggtcTTAAACTAAATGTGTGTATAACATACCAAAACACCTTTGAATCTTGTGGTGTCAAAGATGCCACATCATTGCTATAAGGGAGATACATTAAGGTTAAAATGGGAATATTGGAATTAAATGCTTACTAGATATAGAAAGATGGAATTCCTTTTGAAACAGAGGACACATAAATTGGAACACTGAGAATATTAATCTGTTTGACCCTGATGAAAAGGACTCTGTTTCTAAGCTTGCTGTTTTTGTGGTATGAGTCTGTTATTCTGTCTTGTCTCTTCTCTCAAAGCTCTTCTTGTATCCAACCTCTTTTCTGCAAGTGGTCAAATTTGGGTTCATTCTAAGGAGCCATCCAGAAAAGGTCCTAAATTATTAAATGGTTTATCTTGCTTGGCACATGCCTTGTAAGTACTTCACTACGGCTGTGAAAGGGGGCAGGGGGGAATTCTGTCAGGCAGAAGGATGCTAGGTTGGGAACAGCTATTTCCTGGTGTTGCTCCCCTATTTGATTCGGCAGTTGTTTGAAAATCCTCAATGGTCTCAAAAACTATATGCTACACAAAGTGTGTTCAGCTATGCTGTGTGGGTGGGTGGGGATCTTAAAATCCTTCTCCTTCTACATGCATCATTTTTGTGGTTGAGTTTGTTGTTATCTTAGTGAAAAGATACGATGATAGTGATTAACATCATTATTTCTGGCTGGATGTTTTAGTTTCCtgtcattgaaattttatctTCCATTATGTCAGGTTTGCAGATATCGGCTCGTTGAGGACGAGTTCAACTCTCCTGCCCAACCAGAGTTACAAAAGTATCTGACAGATGAGGATTATGGGTATGTAATTGCTTACCATAGGAATATGGATTGACATGGTCGATTGACCTCAAGTTGGAAACATCATCTGAGATATAAATCGAAGTAGGAAGGGCTTCTTGGGATAATTTAAGCTCTTCGAACCAACATGATCCTTTCATGATACTTTGATTGTTTTGTGATACCACATAACAGGACTTTGCAAGAAGCCAACACTCTTAAAGTACTTCCTGAAAAGTAAGTCTATCCCAGTTAAAGCCCCCTGCCATTTCATGGTGGATATTCTTTGTGTAAATCCTTTTCCCAAGGGCTTCTAGTGAAGTCACATATGaacttccaaattttgaaaagtagATTTAGAAGTCATAATTTAGGTTATTAAGACATTTTCTGTTGAAGTAGGAGTATTTCAAGTTCTTTAAATGAAGGATCTCTCTTTTTAAGGTGTCTGCATGCTGGACTTGATGAAGGCCCTATTTAGTCTAGTTGCCTCTATGTTATTAAGCTAACATTGAATACTGCTAACTCTTCAAGTGATGCTCACCTTTTGTTGAACAAGCGAAATGGAGCATAAAggtaaataaaaagaaattaggaTTAAATTCCCTAGTGATGCTAATCAAAGCGTTAGTGGCAGCTTGGTCGGAATAAATAAGTAGCTTTGAGAATGAGAAGTTGGTAATTCATACTACATAAGTCTTTTTGATTAGATAGCTACATTTTATTGAGCAAGCATTAGGATGGAGTTGCTTCTGAAAATTTACTTTGTTCTAAATTTTGTGATTTCTTCACAGTTTAtcttaaatttcttttgatGACTGTTGTATTTTCTAGTTCTTTCAGATTGTAATTATGCTGATGGTGCATCTGTGTGCCATTTCTTAATATTTGCAATGGCATCTTGTACTGAGGATAAGGTAAATAGATGGTTAGCTGGgataaaggaaaagaaagaagtaCTTAAATATTCATATGATAGACATGGAACTGCAGCCATTTAGTCATTCAGAAGGTTTGACAGGAGCCGGCCCTACTGCCATCTGTTTTTCAGCCAAAAGATATTTGATAGTCAATCTTTTGTTGGTCTTTGGGTATTCAAATGTTCGAAAAAATTAGGGACGTAGTATTGTCCAAGCTTGTTTGAATTGCTTTTCATGATGAAGGTAAAAATAGATGTGGAAGCAAAGAAACGCTGGCTAGAATTATAGTATTAATGCTGAGTGGAAATAACGATAAACACTCACCCTTTGAAGCAATTTAGCTGTTGGGATGGTGTAAACTGGATTTTTGTGTTAACAGTTGCTTTCTGATGTGTCTCTCGATTCTCTTTCCATTAGTAGATCATCTGGCCTGTAAATGTAGGGGGGAAATAAAGAAATGCGAAGTTAAAGACTTGTTGCTGAGATTAATAGTTTAATACAATACTTTTTGACAATTAAACAAAATGAAGCTTAAGGAGAGTTTGACTTGGTCATTTAGTTTGACATTAAAGACATCAGATATTCTGAATGGGtgctcaatttttttcttttctttctgaACTATAAATGTTTATGGCAGTACTGCTGCGGGTCTTTATATTCTTCTTCGAGCAGCTGACCGGTTTGCTGCGAACTATAACAAATTTCCTGGACAATTTGATGGGTAAGGACTTGTGCTTTCTCGTCCatacaattcaatttttaaaggAAAAGTAAATTTATGGCCGTCTGACCTTATGAATTTCTTGGTAGTGAGATGGATGAGGATATATCCCGGCTGAAAACTACAGCTGTTGGCCTACTCAATGACCTTGGTTGCAATGGTTCTTCTGTATCAGAGGACCTTATTAATGAGATGTGTCGGTATGGTGCTTCGGAGCTTCATGTTGTAGCTGCCTTTGTTGGAGGAGTCACATCACAAGAAGTGATCAAGGTTTGTGTCTCCTTCAATTTTGAACTTGAATCTTGCTTTTTATTCGAAACTTCTACTTTTCTGTATATACAGCCATGTTTGATCGGAGCAGTAATCTAAGTTCTATATGCAGCTCATCACTAGACAATTCATTCCCATGTCTGGAACTTTCATCTTTAATGGCATAGATCACAAATCTCAACTGTTGTTGCTCTAGTCTCTGAATTCACAGGCATGTTCTTTCTTTCACCTTTTATTATCTTACTGTTGTTACTGCTTATGTCTTCATAAATTTTGGGTTTTTGCTTTctttgagccgagggtctatcgaaacaacctctctacctgccaaggtaggggtaaggtctacGTACATTCTACCCTCCCTAAACCTCATTCGTGGgagtatgttattgttgttttcttctttcGTTCACCCTTACATGGTATTCTTAGGTTCACCGGGCCTGATAGTTTTTTTGCTTTCACTCTCCTTGGCAGATAGCATTTCTTCAGTTTTCAATCTTCAGATGAGTCCTACAGCAGCATGTGAAAAGGAAAGTTTGTCATACTTCCTTTGATTTGCAGGAAATTTAGGATCAGTGAAAGATTTTTAAGAAAGAGAGTACATTTCTTGACAAGCGCCTAGGACGCTGATCCATTGGTAACAGCACAACACGTGATGTGTGGTTTAGGTGCACGTCACGAGTTTGAACATGCTGTGGACTAAAATGATAGTTTTAGCTTTTTTAGAAACAGATATATAGGGGTTGTTTCATTTTGATATCCTATTTCATCTCATTTTTCTTAACCTGCAGTCTGCAATTTGATCTAACTAAAAGCTCATTTCCCTCTATTTATAATACTAGTTCTCGACACGTGCATCGCACGTGTatcccaaataaaaattaatttaaaaaaatgaaaaaggatgTAATAAACTATTAGAAGAacatgatgttttttttttagtgttCTCTCGATATTTTCAATCTACTGCACATTAGATAAGTCTGCAAAGCTTACCCATTTATAAGCAATTAAATGTACAGACAGTGATCAATaactaaaaattcatgaaattgatCAATCAAAAGGTGATTAGAtatcaatatttgttttatattccAAGAAAGACGCATCaagttaaaaagggaaaatgcgACGTTATTTAAAGTCTTCTTGTATTCTTAATGTGTGTTGTTACAAATGTAACTACTTCCTTAAAAACTTTCAGATATACTCAGACTTACATTTATAGGCTTACAACTACTATCCATCACTGTAGAGAAGACTTGGAGTTTCTACATTTGTTGAAGAAAATGTGATGTATTTTGTTAGCAAACAGCTgcaatttcaatttattattagtagtaaaAGTTTATAATATGGTTTCTTTTCTGCGGGAAACTATGCTAGAGAGTTTCAAAAAGAGTTGATCATCATTCAGCATCAAACCATGTGTACAACACTCAATTTTTGATATGTGTGATTATACCTTTCAAGCTATTTAATTGAAACTTTATTAGTGTTCATCCTATTTCGTTGTTTCACACATAGTAATTGAGCTGAACTTCTCATTTTGCTCCTCTATTATGTAATTCAAATATTACTACTTAATTAGATATCTAATTTATATTTGGGtaaagtattttattaatttttaatttaatataagagcaaaatagtaattcaactttatacTTTAGAGCttcatacttataataatatatgatacatTTATCTCTGATCTCTTTGCTTTTAGTTCAATTTGTTTCTTTAGTCATGATCAAGTGATACATTTACGTACGAAAGACACATATTTTACTTTCAACGTCAAATATAAACACCAAATACGAGTAAACTTTGTACTTCTGAATAATTACTTCCACTCTTGATTCACCACTATCTATAACATGATTCCTGGTGCATGGTGACCACTTTGAACTTGAGATTGGACCACacttgatattgttgacttatcTCCTTGCACTAGTGATTAATCTCCCATTAATTCACAATTTTATTAAATGACACATATTAAGCTACACTTA
Proteins encoded in this window:
- the LOC101248944 gene encoding NEDD8-activating enzyme E1 regulatory subunit AXR1 isoform X2, with the translated sequence MLFCRIWGEKGQAALEKASICLLNCGPTGSETLKNLVLGGVGSITIVDGSKVEVGDLGNNFMVDESSVGQSKAECVCAFLQELNDAVKAKFIEEHPEELIETNPSFFSQFTLVIATQLVEDSMVKLDRICREANIILIFARSYGLMGLVRISVKEHTVIESKPDHFLDDLRLNDPWPELRRFAETIDLNTTDAVVHKHTPYIIILVKMAEEWTNMHGGKFPSTREEKKQFKDLIKSKMSTVDEENYKEAMEASFKVFSPVGIGPNLQKIINDSCAEVDSNSSDFWVMVAAMKEFIASEGGGETPLEGSIPDMTSSTELYVNLQKTYQAKAEADFLAMEQRVKNLLKKFSRDPASISKANIKSFCRNARKLAVCRYRLVEDEFNSPAQPELQKYLTDEDYGTLQEANTLKVLPENTAAGLYILLRAADRFAANYNKFPGQFDGEMDEDISRLKTTAVGLLNDLGCNGSSVSEDLINEMCRYGASELHVVAAFVGGVTSQEVIKLITRQFIPMSGTFIFNGIDHKSQLLLL
- the LOC101248944 gene encoding NEDD8-activating enzyme E1 regulatory subunit AXR1 isoform X4 produces the protein MLFCRIWGEKGQAALEKASICLLNCGPTGSETLKNLVLGGVGSITIVDGSKVEVGDLGNNFMVDESSVGQSKAECVCAFLQELNDAVKAKFIEEHPEELIETNPSFFSQFTLVIATQLVEDSMVKLDRICREANIILIFARSYGLMGLVRISVKEHTVIESKPDHFLDDLRLNDPWPELRRFAETIDLNTTDAVVHKHTPYIIILVKMAEEWTNMHGGKFPSTREEKKQFKDLIKSKMSTVDEENYKEAMEASFKVFSPVGIGPNLQKIINDSCAEVDSNSSDFWVMVAAMKEFIASEGGGETPLEGSIPDMTSSTELYVNLQKTYQAKAEADFLAMEQRVKNLLKKFSRDPASISKANIKSFCRNARKLAVCRYRLVEDEFNSPAQPELQKYLTDEDYGTAAGLYILLRAADRFAANYNKFPGQFDGEMDEDISRLKTTAVGLLNDLGCNGSSVSEDLINEMCRYGASELHVVAAFVGGVTSQEVIKLITRQFIPMSGTFIFNGIDHKSQLLLL
- the LOC101248944 gene encoding NEDD8-activating enzyme E1 regulatory subunit AXR1 isoform X1 — its product is MAEPKVKYDRQLRIWGEKGQAALEKASICLLNCGPTGSETLKNLVLGGVGSITIVDGSKVEVGDLGNNFMVDESSVGQSKAECVCAFLQELNDAVKAKFIEEHPEELIETNPSFFSQFTLVIATQLVEDSMVKLDRICREANIILIFARSYGLMGLVRISVKEHTVIESKPDHFLDDLRLNDPWPELRRFAETIDLNTTDAVVHKHTPYIIILVKMAEEWTNMHGGKFPSTREEKKQFKDLIKSKMSTVDEENYKEAMEASFKVFSPVGIGPNLQKIINDSCAEVDSNSSDFWVMVAAMKEFIASEGGGETPLEGSIPDMTSSTELYVNLQKTYQAKAEADFLAMEQRVKNLLKKFSRDPASISKANIKSFCRNARKLAVCRYRLVEDEFNSPAQPELQKYLTDEDYGTLQEANTLKVLPENTAAGLYILLRAADRFAANYNKFPGQFDGEMDEDISRLKTTAVGLLNDLGCNGSSVSEDLINEMCRYGASELHVVAAFVGGVTSQEVIKLITRQFIPMSGTFIFNGIDHKSQLLLL
- the LOC101248944 gene encoding NEDD8-activating enzyme E1 regulatory subunit AXR1 isoform X3, encoding MAEPKVKYDRQLRIWGEKGQAALEKASICLLNCGPTGSETLKNLVLGGVGSITIVDGSKVEVGDLGNNFMVDESSVGQSKAECVCAFLQELNDAVKAKFIEEHPEELIETNPSFFSQFTLVIATQLVEDSMVKLDRICREANIILIFARSYGLMGLVRISVKEHTVIESKPDHFLDDLRLNDPWPELRRFAETIDLNTTDAVVHKHTPYIIILVKMAEEWTNMHGGKFPSTREEKKQFKDLIKSKMSTVDEENYKEAMEASFKVFSPVGIGPNLQKIINDSCAEVDSNSSDFWVMVAAMKEFIASEGGGETPLEGSIPDMTSSTELYVNLQKTYQAKAEADFLAMEQRVKNLLKKFSRDPASISKANIKSFCRNARKLAVCRYRLVEDEFNSPAQPELQKYLTDEDYGTAAGLYILLRAADRFAANYNKFPGQFDGEMDEDISRLKTTAVGLLNDLGCNGSSVSEDLINEMCRYGASELHVVAAFVGGVTSQEVIKLITRQFIPMSGTFIFNGIDHKSQLLLL